The region CGGCGCAGCTGGAACACATCCGCGGCCTCGCCGAGAGCTACGTCTGCTTCGTCGAAGCCGCCCGGGGCCCGGGAGAGCTGGTGCGCTGGTACGGCGAGCGGGAATGCGCGCGCCGGTGGGGAGCCCACATCCGGCCGGACGCCTACGTGCGGTGGCTCCAGGAGGAGCGTGCCCTGCACGCCTTCGTCGAGTACGACACCGGAACCGAATCCCTGGCCAGGCTCCGCTACAAGATGACGGGGTACGCGAACCTGGCACGGCACAGCACCCTGCCCTCGATCGTGCTGTTCGCGGTCCACTCCGAGCAGCGGGCCGAGCACCTGGAGGCGAAGCTGGCCGGTGACGTCACGGACATGGTCGCGGCCTATGTGACCACCCACGCGCGGCTCGCCGATCCAGGACCGGACCGGTCGGTGTGGCGGGCCGTGGGTTGTCGGGATACCGGCGACCGGTGGAGGCTGACGGACATCGCCCACCGCCACGACTTCTCCGGTCGGGGGGCGGGGTGATCCGTCACGCGGCCGGTTCGGCAGGGGCGGTCTTCTTGCTGATACCGGTGCTCATCGGCGCGATGGCCGATTCCGGAGGACATCTGGCATCGGTTCCACAGAGGGTGGACGGCATTCCCGACGTGGTGCTGTCGGCCTACGCC is a window of Nocardiopsis changdeensis DNA encoding:
- a CDS encoding replication-relaxation family protein, with the translated sequence MTEPGHTLEFLSMRLTERDMAIICDVHDHQTLTTHQIERMYFADADERRARRRLLVLHRHGVLDRFRKYSKHGTLPDHWVLAPLGAELLALHRDVQVSELGFRRDQAMRLRYSAQLEHIRGLAESYVCFVEAARGPGELVRWYGERECARRWGAHIRPDAYVRWLQEERALHAFVEYDTGTESLARLRYKMTGYANLARHSTLPSIVLFAVHSEQRAEHLEAKLAGDVTDMVAAYVTTHARLADPGPDRSVWRAVGCRDTGDRWRLTDIAHRHDFSGRGAG